Proteins encoded within one genomic window of bacterium:
- the mtnA gene encoding S-methyl-5-thioribose-1-phosphate isomerase, producing MSFYTLKWTGETLLLIDQTKLPCEEVYIEYSDWREVAKAITDMIVRGAPAIGVTAAYGLALAAREGAKGADFSGYMEEAYRVFAATRPTAVNLFWAIERMKGKEAEPKALSPSEIAEGLVKEAILIHEEDVEANRAMGRFGAALLPDECVVLTHCNAGALATADYGTALGVIRGAVEAGKKVSVYADETRPFLQGARLTAWELMKDDIPVTLICDNMAGYLMKTRKVDAVIVGADRIAANGDTANKIGTYSVSILAKEHGIPMYIAAPLSTVDLSLDTGDKIPIEERSPVEVTCLGGRQVAPGGVKVWNPAFDVTPAEYIAAIITEKGVARPPFTESLKSLVKDRLPE from the coding sequence TAGACCAGACGAAACTTCCCTGCGAGGAAGTCTATATCGAGTACTCCGACTGGCGGGAGGTGGCGAAGGCGATAACGGACATGATAGTCCGGGGAGCGCCCGCAATCGGCGTCACCGCCGCCTACGGTCTGGCGCTGGCCGCCCGCGAGGGGGCCAAAGGCGCGGATTTTAGCGGCTATATGGAAGAGGCCTACAGGGTCTTCGCGGCGACGCGCCCGACGGCGGTGAACCTCTTCTGGGCGATCGAGCGGATGAAGGGGAAGGAAGCGGAGCCGAAGGCTCTTTCTCCCTCCGAAATCGCCGAAGGGCTCGTGAAGGAAGCGATCCTGATACACGAGGAAGACGTCGAGGCGAACCGCGCGATGGGGCGCTTCGGCGCTGCCCTTCTGCCCGACGAGTGCGTCGTCCTCACCCACTGCAACGCCGGTGCGCTCGCCACCGCCGACTACGGGACCGCCCTCGGCGTGATACGCGGCGCGGTGGAGGCGGGAAAGAAGGTCAGCGTCTACGCCGACGAGACCCGCCCCTTCCTGCAGGGAGCGAGGCTCACCGCGTGGGAGCTGATGAAGGACGACATCCCCGTCACCCTCATCTGCGACAACATGGCCGGATATCTCATGAAGACCCGCAAGGTGGACGCGGTCATAGTGGGCGCGGACAGGATAGCCGCCAACGGCGACACCGCCAACAAGATCGGCACCTACTCCGTCTCGATACTCGCCAAAGAGCACGGTATCCCGATGTACATAGCCGCCCCGCTATCCACGGTGGACCTTTCGCTGGACACCGGAGACAAGATACCGATAGAGGAGCGCTCGCCGGTCGAGGTTACCTGCCTCGGCGGCAGACAGGTGGCTCCGGGAGGCGTGAAGGTCTGGAATCCCGCCTTCGACGTGACCCCTGCGGAGTATATCGCCGCGATAATCACCGAAAAAGGAGTCGCCCGCCCGCCCTTTACGGAATCCTTAAAATCCCTCGTAAAGGATCGGCTTCCTGAATAG